From Oncorhynchus keta strain PuntledgeMale-10-30-2019 chromosome 25, Oket_V2, whole genome shotgun sequence, one genomic window encodes:
- the LOC118358088 gene encoding guanine nucleotide-binding protein subunit alpha-14-like — MMAGCCMSAEEKENQRINQEIDRQLRRDKKDSRRELKLLLLGTGESGKSTFIKQMRIIHGAGYSEEDKRGFTKLVYQNIFTAMQSMIRAMETLNIPYSEAQNKGYASMLSEVEVDMVNDLERGHVDAIRSLWMDSGVQECYDRRREYQLSDSAKYYLSDIDRIAEPSYLPTQQDILRVRVPTTGIIEYPFDMENVIFRMVDVGGQRSERRKWIHCFENVTSIIFLVALSEYDQVLAECDNENRMEESKALFKTIITYPWFQRSSVILFLNKTDILEEKITHSHLVNYFPEYTGPQNDPKAAREFILKMYQEQNPDREKTVYSHFTCATDTENIRFVFVAVKDTILRHNLKEFNLV, encoded by the exons ATGATGGCTGGATGTTGTATGTCGGCCGAGGAGAAGGAGAATCAGAGAATCAATCAGGAGATTGACAGGCAGCTGCGGCGGGACAAGAAAGACTCGCGCAGGGAACTCAAACTGCTGCTATTAG gtactggagagagtgggaagagCACCTTCATTAAACAGATGAGAATCATCCATGGGGCCGGCTACTCAGAGGAGGACAAGCGCGGCTTCACCAAGCTGGTGTACCAGAACATCTTCACTGCCATGCAGTCCATGATCCGCGCCATGGAGACCCTCAACATCCCCTACTCTGAGGCCCAGAATAAG ggCTATGCCAGCATGTTGAGTGAGGTGGAGGTGGACATGGTGAATGATCTGGAGAGAGGCCATGTGGACGCCATCAGGAGCCTGTGGATGGACAGTGGAGTGCAGGAGTGCTATGACCGTCGCAGGGAGTACCAGCTTTCTGACTCCGCCAAATA TTATCTGAGTGACATTGACAGGATCGCAGAGCCCTCCTACCTGCCCACCCAACAGGACATCCTGAGGGTCCGAGTACCTACAACCGGCATCATCGAGTACCCCTTCGACATGGAAAACGTCATCTTCAG GATGGTGGACGtggggggtcagaggtcagagaggAGAAAGTGGATCCACTGCTTTGAGAACGTCACATCCATCATCTTCTTGGTGGCGCTTAGTGAGTACGACCAGGTGCTGGCTGAGTGTGACAATGAG AACCGCATGGAAGAGAGCAAAGCCCTCTTCAAGACCATCATCACATACCCCTGGTTCCAGCGCTCTTCTGTAATCCTTTTCCTCAACAAAACTGACATCCTAGAGGAGAAGATCACACACTCCCACCTTGTCAACTACTTCCCAGAATACACCG GGCCACAGAATGACCCTAAAGCAGCCAGGGAGTTCATCCTGAAGATGTACCAGGAGCAGAACCCAGACCGAGAAAAGACTGTCTACTCCCACTTCACCTGTGCCACCGACACAGAGAACATCCGCTTTGTCTTTGTTGCTGTCAAAGACACCATCCTCAGACACAACCTCAAGGAGTTCAACCTGGTTTAG